From the Skermanella rosea genome, one window contains:
- a CDS encoding helix-turn-helix domain-containing protein — MRRSRGFSQSALAERTRRTQARVAAVEGRGDPQLSTILALTEALRAVLVPVPVERLAEVERLLDPQGRQAAPGEHVPSALEELFIAPDDEDDP, encoded by the coding sequence TTGCGACGCTCGCGGGGTTTCTCCCAGTCGGCCCTCGCGGAGCGGACGCGCCGCACCCAGGCACGTGTCGCCGCCGTGGAAGGGCGCGGCGATCCGCAGCTCAGCACGATCCTGGCGCTGACCGAAGCCCTGCGGGCGGTCCTCGTGCCGGTGCCGGTCGAGCGTCTCGCCGAGGTCGAGCGGCTGCTCGACCCGCAGGGCCGCCAGGCCGCGCCCGGCGAGCACGTCCCGAGCGCGCTGGAGGAGCTGTTCATCGCACCCGACGATGAGGACGACCCGTGA
- a CDS encoding ABC transporter substrate-binding protein, translating to MPILRTIACAAVALLIGTSAYAPSAQAQDVVSSLPRKETLILENPEGTIKNPGWFNIWAINAGGQYTGLQQLAMDTLWYIDPEKGLDGPIDNSLAAEPPKYNADFTEMTVKLRPGIFWSDGVEFTADDVVYTVETQMKNTGMRWGPLLSLNVESAQATDPQTVVFKLKRPNSRFHALFTVRFNAIWIMPKHVFEKAPDPMRFDFNKPVSLGAYALHSFDPQGKWFIWQRRDDWQRTTLGRFGEPGPKYAVYMDAGPPDKRVIAQMNHNLDVVHDVAPEGMFTLAKQSKTSRGWFKDFPYAHPDPTLPALLFNHQRPEFQSRDVRWALALLIDIKAVSMASYRGAATISAIGIPPTGTHPDDYHIPMQDWLKSFELDTGKQKIKPYDPNVGKQIADMLRPSMKEQIPTDQASIDRSFGMGWWKPNPQAAQELLQKAGYTKRGSSWYTPDGKPFSIRVMVEGESRPVITRAGTMIAQQWRQFGIDAKTELAQGTMLDRRNAGDFDTLISWSVESYGGHPDLAYFLDSWHSDYVAAPGKMQAPRNYMRWASPELDGIIETIRGVSFDDPRSIELGREYVKLAVREMPIIPLMAYNVFVAMDDTYWTGYPTAEDPYANPVPNWGNSRYMMVRLKPSE from the coding sequence ATGCCCATTCTCAGAACGATCGCGTGCGCCGCCGTCGCCCTTCTCATCGGCACGTCCGCGTACGCTCCGTCTGCCCAGGCGCAGGACGTCGTTTCCAGCCTTCCCAGGAAAGAAACGCTGATCCTGGAGAACCCGGAAGGGACCATCAAGAATCCGGGCTGGTTCAACATCTGGGCGATCAATGCCGGGGGCCAGTACACCGGCCTTCAGCAGCTTGCCATGGACACGCTGTGGTACATCGACCCTGAAAAGGGCCTCGACGGACCGATCGACAACTCGCTGGCAGCCGAGCCGCCCAAGTACAACGCCGATTTCACCGAAATGACGGTGAAACTGCGGCCCGGGATCTTCTGGAGCGACGGGGTCGAATTCACCGCCGACGACGTGGTCTACACCGTCGAGACCCAGATGAAGAACACCGGCATGCGCTGGGGTCCCCTGCTCTCCCTCAACGTGGAGAGCGCGCAGGCGACCGACCCGCAGACCGTCGTCTTCAAGCTGAAGCGGCCGAACTCCCGTTTCCACGCCCTCTTCACGGTGCGCTTCAACGCGATCTGGATCATGCCGAAGCATGTGTTCGAGAAAGCGCCCGACCCGATGCGGTTCGACTTCAACAAGCCGGTGTCGCTCGGGGCCTACGCGCTGCACAGCTTCGATCCCCAGGGCAAATGGTTCATCTGGCAGCGCCGCGACGACTGGCAGCGCACCACGCTGGGCCGCTTCGGCGAGCCGGGGCCGAAATACGCCGTCTACATGGACGCCGGCCCGCCGGACAAGCGCGTGATCGCGCAGATGAACCATAATCTCGACGTCGTCCACGACGTGGCGCCGGAGGGCATGTTCACCCTGGCCAAGCAGTCAAAGACCTCGCGCGGCTGGTTCAAGGACTTCCCCTACGCCCATCCCGACCCGACGCTTCCCGCCCTGCTGTTCAACCACCAGCGGCCCGAGTTCCAAAGCCGCGACGTGCGCTGGGCTCTGGCCCTGCTGATCGACATCAAGGCCGTCTCCATGGCCTCCTACCGGGGGGCCGCGACCATCTCGGCGATCGGCATCCCGCCGACCGGCACCCACCCCGACGACTACCACATCCCGATGCAGGACTGGCTCAAGTCGTTCGAGCTGGACACCGGCAAGCAGAAGATCAAGCCGTACGACCCCAACGTCGGCAAGCAGATCGCCGACATGCTGCGCCCCTCCATGAAGGAGCAGATCCCGACCGACCAGGCGAGCATCGACCGCTCGTTCGGCATGGGCTGGTGGAAGCCCAATCCCCAGGCGGCGCAGGAACTGCTGCAGAAGGCGGGATACACCAAGCGCGGCAGCAGCTGGTACACGCCGGACGGCAAGCCCTTCTCGATCCGGGTCATGGTCGAGGGTGAAAGCCGCCCGGTGATCACCCGCGCCGGCACCATGATCGCCCAGCAGTGGCGCCAGTTCGGCATCGACGCCAAGACCGAGCTCGCCCAGGGCACCATGCTGGACCGGCGCAACGCCGGCGACTTCGACACGCTGATCAGCTGGAGCGTCGAGAGCTACGGCGGCCACCCCGACCTGGCCTATTTCCTCGACAGCTGGCACTCGGACTACGTGGCCGCCCCCGGCAAGATGCAGGCCCCGCGCAACTACATGCGCTGGGCGTCACCCGAGCTGGACGGGATCATCGAGACGATCCGCGGCGTGTCGTTCGACGACCCGCGCTCGATCGAGCTCGGCCGCGAGTACGTCAAGCTGGCGGTGCGGGAGATGCCGATCATCCCGCTGATGGCCTACAACGTGTTCGTCGCCATGGACGACACCTACTGGACCGGCTACCCGACCGCCGAGGATCCCTACGCCAACCCGGTCCCGAACTGGGGCAACTCCCGCTACATGATGGTCCGCCTCAAGCCGAGCGAATAA
- a CDS encoding SDR family oxidoreductase → MQRKIIVTGSHGVIGRAAAIRLAGQPDVKVYGLARRTEPAIPGVESISVDLTRPDQVRDALSGIRDVTHVVFGAYIEKPTAAEKSELNVAILRNLMDAVEETSPNLRHVTFYQGGKAYGADLGPFKTPAREDDPRLMPPNFYYDQEDHLRERQRGKDWAFTALRPEAVCGFAVGNPMNLSMVIAVYAAISKELGIPLRFPGTEAAYRALYQVTSADILAEAADWAGQTPAARNEIFNITNGDYFRWQHMWPKIARMFGMDWADPVPTPLTTYMTDKGPLWESMVAKYGLQPIAYEKIASWAFGDFIFNSGFDNISSTIKARQAGFHACIDTEYMFEGLFRRLREDKIIPPVS, encoded by the coding sequence ATGCAACGCAAGATCATCGTCACCGGATCGCACGGGGTCATCGGCCGCGCCGCCGCGATCCGGCTGGCCGGCCAGCCCGACGTCAAGGTCTACGGGCTGGCCAGGCGCACGGAGCCGGCGATCCCGGGAGTGGAGTCGATCTCGGTGGACCTGACCCGCCCCGACCAGGTGCGGGACGCGCTGTCGGGCATCCGCGACGTCACCCACGTGGTGTTCGGCGCCTATATCGAGAAACCGACCGCGGCCGAGAAGAGCGAGCTCAACGTCGCGATCCTGCGCAACCTGATGGATGCGGTCGAGGAGACCTCCCCGAACCTGCGGCACGTCACCTTCTACCAGGGCGGCAAGGCCTACGGCGCCGATCTGGGCCCGTTCAAGACGCCGGCGCGGGAGGACGATCCGCGCCTGATGCCGCCCAACTTCTACTATGACCAGGAGGACCACCTGCGCGAACGCCAGCGCGGCAAGGACTGGGCCTTCACGGCGCTTCGGCCGGAAGCGGTGTGCGGTTTCGCCGTGGGCAACCCGATGAACCTGTCCATGGTGATCGCCGTCTATGCGGCGATCTCGAAGGAACTGGGCATCCCGCTGCGCTTTCCCGGGACCGAGGCGGCCTACCGGGCGCTCTATCAGGTCACGTCGGCGGACATCCTGGCGGAGGCCGCGGACTGGGCGGGGCAGACTCCGGCGGCGCGGAACGAGATCTTCAACATCACCAACGGCGACTATTTCCGCTGGCAGCACATGTGGCCGAAGATCGCGCGCATGTTCGGCATGGACTGGGCCGATCCGGTGCCGACGCCGCTGACCACCTACATGACCGACAAGGGCCCGTTGTGGGAGTCCATGGTCGCCAAGTACGGGCTGCAGCCGATCGCCTACGAGAAGATCGCCTCGTGGGCGTTCGGCGATTTCATCTTCAACAGCGGCTTCGACAATATCAGCAGCACCATCAAGGCGCGTCAGGCCGGCTTCCATGCCTGCATCGACACGGAATACATGTTCGAGGGGCTGTTCCGCCGGCTGCGGGAAGACAAGATCATTCCGCCGGTGTCCTGA
- a CDS encoding type II toxin-antitoxin system HipA family toxin, whose protein sequence is MNRKAEMLGVYLEPRRDASVRVGSLLLDGKRSIRFVVDQGYVDLGPERPILSAGWWFPGDEERTVARLSDGRDKMGNLGFLPPWFKNVLPEGALRVAIERQMGPGIHTDFDIVRRVGNDLPGAVVVRDEGYAQPPREIASPAGDLPPIRFGLAGMQLKLSVLKEGEGLTVPAEGRYGSIIAKLPSRQRGLEFLPELEFSAMRLAAAAGVDTAACELVPLDRLQGIGSEHRRHGDYLLAVTRFDRASDARVHIEDFAQVFGAVDNQKYTIANEETLWNGIKRFAADPNGDLLEAVRRFTVNVLLGNGDAHLKNTSLIYPDGRTARLSKAYDIVPTVCLDGDDTLAIPFGRAKAMSDVTVETFRRPAMRLDLDPRLLTDEVRRTVEKAADRWPGLLPGLPLVRRHADMLRKRWETAALAGGWRRVTP, encoded by the coding sequence GTGAACCGCAAGGCCGAAATGCTGGGTGTCTACCTGGAGCCGAGGCGAGACGCGTCCGTGCGCGTCGGCAGCCTGCTGCTCGACGGCAAGCGGAGCATCCGCTTCGTCGTCGACCAGGGGTATGTCGATCTCGGACCGGAACGGCCGATCCTCAGCGCGGGATGGTGGTTCCCCGGCGACGAGGAGCGGACCGTCGCCCGCCTCTCCGACGGCCGCGACAAGATGGGCAACCTGGGCTTCCTGCCCCCATGGTTCAAGAATGTGCTGCCTGAAGGCGCCCTGCGGGTCGCCATCGAAAGGCAGATGGGGCCGGGCATCCACACCGACTTCGACATCGTGAGGCGCGTCGGAAACGATCTGCCCGGCGCCGTCGTCGTCAGGGACGAAGGTTATGCCCAGCCTCCCAGGGAGATCGCCTCGCCCGCCGGCGACCTGCCGCCGATCCGCTTCGGTCTGGCCGGCATGCAATTGAAGCTCTCCGTGCTCAAGGAGGGCGAGGGACTCACCGTTCCGGCGGAGGGCCGGTACGGTTCGATCATCGCCAAACTGCCGAGCCGGCAGCGCGGGCTGGAGTTCCTGCCGGAACTGGAGTTCTCGGCCATGCGGCTCGCCGCGGCGGCGGGCGTCGACACCGCAGCCTGCGAACTGGTTCCCCTGGACAGGCTCCAGGGCATCGGCTCCGAGCACCGCCGGCACGGTGATTACCTGCTGGCCGTCACGCGGTTCGACCGCGCTTCCGATGCCCGCGTCCATATCGAGGACTTCGCCCAGGTCTTCGGCGCGGTTGACAACCAGAAATACACGATAGCGAACGAGGAGACGCTGTGGAACGGCATCAAGCGCTTTGCGGCCGACCCCAACGGCGATCTGCTCGAAGCGGTGCGCCGCTTCACCGTCAACGTGCTGCTCGGCAACGGCGACGCGCACCTCAAGAACACCAGCCTGATCTATCCCGACGGACGCACGGCGCGCCTGAGCAAGGCTTACGACATCGTTCCGACCGTGTGCCTCGACGGCGACGACACGCTGGCCATTCCGTTCGGGCGGGCCAAGGCCATGTCCGACGTGACGGTCGAGACGTTCCGCAGGCCCGCGATGCGGCTTGACCTGGATCCCCGCCTGCTGACCGACGAGGTCAGGCGCACCGTCGAGAAGGCTGCCGACCGGTGGCCCGGACTGCTGCCGGGCCTTCCGCTCGTGCGACGCCACGCGGACATGCTGCGCAAGCGCTGGGAGACGGCGGCGCTCGCGGGCGGCTGGCGCCGGGTTACCCCTTGA
- a CDS encoding ABC transporter permease encodes MFKIIRDLLRFNIEFAVGTLITLVIVGLSVLSFFSPYPAEDIYVVAPDVPPSWEYWLGTTSRGQDVFWQMAAALRNTLLFGLAVAALSRVISLTVGLVSGYMGGMTDRVLMSINDTFIIIPLFPILVLFYFVMRDSMSWVLLAVIMAALGWAYDARLIRSVAMSLRTREFTQQSIFSGMSPRQIMTQEHLPYVLPIVFSTTLNNMNWSIGMEVTLSVLGFTDINTPTIGSMLYWANQHTALVAGVWWWIAWPVIAVMLLFIGLYLLATALNEYIDPRSRLSRMGGTA; translated from the coding sequence ATGTTCAAGATCATCCGCGACCTGCTCCGCTTCAACATCGAGTTCGCCGTCGGCACCCTGATCACCCTGGTGATCGTCGGACTGTCGGTGCTGTCCTTCTTCTCCCCCTACCCGGCGGAGGACATCTACGTCGTGGCGCCCGACGTGCCACCGTCCTGGGAATATTGGCTGGGCACCACGTCCCGCGGGCAGGACGTGTTCTGGCAGATGGCCGCGGCGCTGCGCAACACGCTGCTGTTCGGCCTGGCCGTGGCGGCGCTCAGCCGGGTCATCTCGCTGACGGTCGGGCTGGTGTCGGGCTACATGGGCGGGATGACCGACCGGGTGCTGATGTCGATCAACGACACCTTCATCATCATCCCGCTGTTCCCGATCCTGGTGCTGTTCTACTTCGTCATGCGCGACAGCATGTCCTGGGTGCTGCTGGCGGTGATCATGGCGGCGCTCGGCTGGGCCTACGACGCCCGCCTGATCCGCTCCGTCGCCATGAGCCTGCGGACCCGGGAATTCACCCAGCAGAGCATCTTCTCCGGCATGAGCCCGCGCCAGATCATGACGCAGGAACACCTGCCCTACGTGCTGCCGATCGTCTTCTCGACCACGCTGAACAACATGAACTGGTCGATCGGCATGGAGGTGACCCTGTCGGTCCTGGGCTTCACCGACATCAACACGCCGACCATCGGCAGCATGCTCTACTGGGCCAACCAGCACACGGCCCTGGTCGCCGGCGTCTGGTGGTGGATCGCTTGGCCGGTGATCGCGGTGATGCTGCTGTTCATCGGGCTCTACCTGCTGGCGACCGCCCTCAACGAGTATATCGACCCCCGCAGCCGGCTCAGCCGGATGGGAGGGACGGCATGA
- a CDS encoding ABC transporter permease — translation MRTYAAYLAKRLMQFALVVFIGINLTYLISHSTPIDPVEQTISALTSFGNTSPEAIETMRQSLRELYGMSGTPLEQYLSFWSRIAVGDFGPSLSAFPTPVSELILRALPWTIGLLVVATVLAWLLGNLLGGLAGYYRKNRVLKALGLVAMGLHPMPYYVVAFVLLVLFGFLWPVLPISGGSGMAVEQGFSLAFVYSVFIHSLLPALSLVLVGMGGWFLGMRALVSNIVTEDYVVYAELGGVDRHRILTSYVMRNALVPQVTGLAMSLGAIFTGAIITEEVFGYPGIGSLLVDAVHAGDYSLVLGVTSVSIVAVSTAVLVIDLLYPLLDPRVQVE, via the coding sequence ATGAGAACCTACGCCGCCTACTTGGCGAAGCGTCTGATGCAGTTCGCCCTGGTCGTCTTCATCGGCATCAACCTGACCTACCTGATCTCCCACTCGACGCCGATCGACCCGGTCGAGCAGACGATCTCCGCCCTGACCTCGTTCGGCAACACCAGTCCCGAGGCGATCGAGACCATGCGGCAGTCGCTGCGCGAGCTGTACGGCATGAGCGGCACCCCGCTGGAACAGTATCTCTCCTTCTGGAGCCGGATCGCGGTGGGCGACTTCGGGCCGTCCCTGTCGGCCTTCCCGACCCCGGTGTCCGAGCTGATCCTGCGGGCGCTGCCCTGGACCATCGGCCTGCTGGTGGTGGCGACGGTGCTGGCCTGGTTGCTCGGCAACCTGCTGGGCGGCCTCGCCGGCTACTACAGGAAGAACAGGGTGCTGAAGGCGCTGGGCCTCGTCGCCATGGGCCTGCACCCGATGCCCTACTACGTCGTGGCCTTCGTCCTGCTGGTGCTGTTCGGCTTCCTGTGGCCGGTTCTGCCGATCAGCGGCGGGTCCGGCATGGCGGTCGAGCAGGGCTTCAGCCTCGCCTTCGTCTACAGCGTCTTCATCCATTCCCTGCTGCCGGCGCTGTCGCTGGTGCTGGTCGGGATGGGCGGCTGGTTCCTCGGCATGCGGGCGCTGGTCTCCAACATCGTGACCGAGGACTACGTCGTCTATGCCGAACTGGGCGGCGTCGACCGGCACCGCATACTGACCTCCTACGTGATGCGGAACGCCCTGGTCCCGCAGGTCACCGGCCTCGCCATGTCCCTGGGCGCCATCTTCACCGGCGCGATCATCACGGAGGAGGTGTTCGGTTATCCCGGCATCGGCTCGCTGCTGGTCGATGCGGTCCATGCCGGCGACTACAGCCTGGTGCTGGGCGTCACCTCGGTGTCGATCGTCGCCGTCTCCACGGCGGTGCTGGTCATCGACCTGCTCTATCCGCTCCTCGATCCCCGCGTCCAGGTGGAGTGA
- a CDS encoding ABC transporter ATP-binding protein, with protein sequence MTGPASTGQLLEVDRVSRSFWTGGLLSRRRVDAVRDVSFGLAADRPEIFTIIGESGSGKSTLARMILNGLAPTSGNLRFHGEDLSGITRTRDRMRFMGQVQPIFQNPFESFNPLKQVDRYLTMTARNFTDARSPAETDAASDRALRKVGLSLAEVKGRFPHELSGGQLQRIAIARALIPGPSLIVADEPVSMVDASLRVAIVNLFKELRDSLKVSIIYITHDLATAYYISDRIIIMQKGEVVESGDARTVLSDPQHPYSRLLKDSVLSPDVPPEPSGEDHPARPQEPARARSY encoded by the coding sequence ATGACCGGCCCCGCAAGCACCGGACAGCTTCTGGAAGTCGACCGCGTCAGCCGCAGCTTCTGGACCGGCGGCCTGCTGTCCCGGCGGCGGGTCGACGCGGTCCGCGACGTCAGCTTCGGCCTGGCCGCCGACCGGCCGGAGATCTTCACGATCATCGGCGAATCCGGCAGCGGCAAGTCCACGCTCGCCCGCATGATCCTCAACGGCCTGGCGCCGACCTCCGGCAACCTGCGTTTCCACGGCGAGGACCTGTCGGGCATCACGCGCACCCGCGACCGGATGCGCTTCATGGGCCAGGTCCAGCCCATCTTCCAGAACCCGTTCGAGAGCTTCAACCCGTTGAAGCAGGTCGACCGCTACCTGACCATGACCGCGCGGAACTTCACCGACGCCCGCTCCCCGGCGGAGACCGACGCCGCCTCCGACCGGGCGCTCCGCAAGGTTGGCCTGTCCCTGGCCGAGGTGAAGGGCCGCTTTCCCCACGAGCTGTCGGGCGGCCAGCTCCAGCGGATCGCGATCGCCCGCGCCCTGATCCCCGGCCCCTCGCTGATCGTCGCGGACGAGCCGGTGTCCATGGTCGACGCCTCCCTGCGGGTGGCGATCGTCAACCTGTTCAAGGAGCTGCGGGACAGCCTCAAGGTCTCGATCATCTACATCACCCACGACCTGGCGACCGCCTACTACATCAGCGACCGCATCATCATCATGCAGAAGGGCGAGGTGGTGGAGAGCGGCGACGCCAGGACCGTTCTGTCCGACCCGCAGCACCCCTATTCCCGCCTGCTCAAGGACTCGGTGCTGTCGCCCGACGTCCCGCCGGAGCCCTCCGGCGAAGACCATCCGGCGCGCCCGCAGGAGCCGGCCCGCGCCCGTTCCTACTGA
- a CDS encoding ArsR/SmtB family transcription factor yields the protein MSSDILSISPDRDADIVKALASLPRMQILRLLRHKGPMNVNEISEALSLPQSTVATNVQMLEACGLIETRAMKANKGRQKICHARYGEIMIRFDDPALQQKSNLIEVAMPIGLYTSCSVSAPCGLCSAEGVIGLLDVPDFFLDPSRMKASLLWFWRGHVEYKFPNNARVLNAEVEAIEFTLELSSEVPGTNSDWPSDISMWVNDVKVGTWTSPGDYGDKRGRFTPRWWKLEGSQYGHLTTWVVSGAGTSVNGAKASDVTLAQLGLLDHHSIRLRVGIDEGAQRPGGVNIFGKEFGNHDQDIVMRIHVK from the coding sequence ATAAGCAGCGACATCCTGAGCATCAGCCCCGATCGGGACGCCGACATCGTGAAGGCGCTGGCTTCGCTGCCGCGGATGCAGATCCTGCGGCTGCTTCGCCACAAGGGACCGATGAACGTCAACGAGATCAGCGAGGCGCTCTCCCTGCCGCAATCGACCGTCGCCACCAACGTGCAGATGCTGGAGGCCTGCGGCCTGATCGAGACGCGTGCCATGAAGGCCAACAAGGGGCGCCAGAAGATCTGCCATGCCCGCTACGGCGAGATCATGATCCGGTTCGACGATCCGGCGCTCCAGCAGAAGAGCAACCTGATCGAGGTCGCCATGCCGATCGGGCTCTATACCAGCTGCAGCGTCTCGGCACCGTGCGGGCTATGCTCGGCGGAAGGGGTGATCGGGCTGCTGGATGTGCCGGACTTCTTCCTGGATCCGAGCCGCATGAAGGCGTCGCTGCTGTGGTTCTGGCGCGGCCATGTGGAATACAAGTTTCCCAACAATGCGCGCGTGCTCAACGCCGAGGTCGAGGCGATCGAGTTCACCCTGGAGCTGTCGTCGGAGGTGCCGGGAACCAACAGCGACTGGCCGTCGGACATCAGCATGTGGGTCAACGACGTGAAGGTGGGGACCTGGACCTCTCCGGGCGACTACGGCGACAAGCGGGGCCGCTTCACGCCCCGCTGGTGGAAGCTGGAAGGCTCCCAGTACGGGCACCTGACCACCTGGGTGGTCTCCGGGGCCGGGACCAGCGTCAACGGGGCGAAGGCGTCGGACGTGACCCTCGCCCAGCTGGGCCTGCTCGACCACCACTCCATCCGCCTGCGGGTCGGGATCGACGAAGGGGCCCAGCGGCCGGGCGGCGTCAACATCTTCGGCAAGGAGTTCGGCAACCACGACCAAGATATCGTGATGCGCATCCATGTGAAGTGA
- a CDS encoding TRAP transporter substrate-binding protein, giving the protein MNRAKFYGLMLLAGLAAASPAGAADIKERNIKVGIGLSADHPQGQAVARFAELVSQRSDGKIKVKLFAGGLLGNDVSMVSSLQGGTQEMTIPDTSTLVGIAGLKEFGLINLPFLFNSSSEADALLDGPFGQKLMAKLPEKGLIGLGFWENGFRQISNNRRPITKAEDIQGLKLRVIQNPLFIDTFKTLGANALPMPFPEVYTALETGTVDGQENPMATLVASKFYEVQKHTVVSNHIYSVWAFLMSKKFWDKLTPDEQQLLTEAANEATAFERQTIRAFDATALEEIKSKGVEVTTLSDEETAKLRELTKPVSEKFVQEFGAEGAREMQAELEKIRAAKN; this is encoded by the coding sequence ATGAATCGGGCCAAGTTTTACGGGTTGATGCTGCTGGCCGGCCTCGCGGCGGCATCGCCGGCCGGCGCCGCCGACATCAAGGAACGCAACATCAAGGTCGGCATCGGCCTCAGCGCAGACCATCCGCAGGGCCAGGCGGTCGCCAGGTTCGCCGAGCTGGTCAGCCAGCGCAGCGACGGCAAGATCAAGGTCAAGCTGTTCGCCGGCGGCCTGCTGGGCAACGACGTCAGCATGGTCTCGTCGCTCCAGGGCGGCACGCAGGAAATGACCATTCCCGACACCTCGACCCTGGTCGGCATCGCCGGGCTGAAGGAGTTCGGCCTGATCAACCTGCCCTTCCTGTTCAATTCCTCGTCCGAGGCCGACGCGCTGCTGGACGGCCCGTTCGGCCAGAAGCTGATGGCGAAACTGCCGGAGAAGGGCCTGATCGGGCTGGGCTTCTGGGAGAACGGCTTCCGCCAGATCAGCAACAACCGGCGCCCGATCACCAAGGCGGAGGACATCCAGGGCCTGAAGCTGCGCGTCATCCAGAACCCGCTGTTCATCGACACCTTCAAGACGCTGGGCGCCAACGCGCTGCCCATGCCTTTCCCCGAGGTCTACACCGCGCTGGAGACCGGGACGGTGGACGGCCAGGAGAACCCGATGGCGACCCTGGTCGCGTCGAAGTTCTACGAGGTCCAGAAGCACACCGTGGTGTCCAACCACATCTACAGCGTCTGGGCCTTCCTGATGAGCAAGAAGTTCTGGGACAAGCTGACCCCGGACGAACAGCAGCTCCTGACCGAGGCTGCCAACGAAGCGACCGCCTTCGAGCGCCAGACCATCCGCGCCTTCGACGCCACCGCGCTGGAGGAGATCAAGTCCAAGGGCGTCGAGGTGACGACCCTTTCCGACGAGGAAACGGCCAAGCTGCGGGAGCTGACCAAGCCGGTCTCCGAGAAGTTCGTCCAGGAGTTCGGCGCCGAAGGCGCCCGCGAGATGCAGGCCGAACTGGAGAAGATCCGCGCCGCGAAGAACTGA
- a CDS encoding ABC transporter ATP-binding protein — MTLHQLAQPAPVTAAAPATPALRVEGLRAYYQTRWFGVTREVRAVDDISLHIGHDEIYGIAGESSSGKSSLIKTIAGAIRPPLNVVGGSVKFDFRTRQVDLYALSPAERTAIRWKHLAYIMQGSMSVLNPLRRVRQSFVDFAFRHMGLPMPAFLQAVEDHLLRLHLQPAVLDAYPHELSGGMRQRVVIALATVCRPGFIIADEPTTALDVVVQKSVLAMIREVQREMKASILFVTHDMAVHANLTDRLGIMYAGRLVEEGTTREIFRNPRHPYTTHLIRSLPRIGDAEPRKGLEGTPPNLADPPPGCRFHPRCPIAMDVCRHEVPALRPLASGHRVACHAVTEGTVQ; from the coding sequence ATGACACTCCACCAGCTCGCCCAGCCGGCCCCGGTCACCGCCGCGGCGCCGGCCACCCCGGCGCTCCGGGTCGAGGGCCTGCGGGCCTACTACCAGACCCGCTGGTTCGGCGTCACCCGCGAGGTCCGCGCCGTCGACGACATCAGCTTGCATATCGGACACGACGAGATCTACGGCATCGCCGGGGAATCCTCGTCCGGCAAAAGCTCGCTGATCAAGACCATCGCGGGCGCCATCCGCCCGCCGCTCAACGTGGTCGGCGGCTCGGTCAAGTTCGATTTCAGGACGCGCCAGGTCGATCTCTACGCCCTCAGCCCGGCCGAGCGCACCGCGATCCGCTGGAAGCACCTCGCCTACATCATGCAGGGCTCCATGAGCGTGCTGAACCCGCTGCGGCGGGTCCGGCAGAGCTTCGTGGACTTCGCCTTCCGGCACATGGGGCTGCCCATGCCGGCCTTCCTCCAGGCGGTCGAGGACCATCTGCTCCGCCTGCATCTACAGCCCGCCGTGCTCGACGCCTACCCGCACGAGCTGTCCGGCGGCATGCGCCAGCGGGTGGTGATCGCCCTGGCGACCGTCTGCCGGCCGGGCTTCATCATCGCCGACGAGCCGACCACCGCCCTCGACGTGGTGGTCCAGAAGAGCGTCCTGGCCATGATCCGCGAGGTCCAGCGGGAGATGAAGGCCTCGATCCTGTTCGTCACCCACGACATGGCGGTCCACGCCAACCTGACCGATCGGCTCGGCATCATGTATGCCGGCCGGCTGGTCGAGGAGGGCACCACCCGCGAGATCTTCCGCAACCCGCGACACCCCTACACCACCCACCTGATCCGCAGCCTGCCCCGGATCGGCGACGCCGAGCCGCGCAAGGGCCTCGAGGGCACGCCGCCGAACCTGGCCGACCCGCCGCCCGGCTGCCGGTTCCACCCGCGCTGCCCGATCGCCATGGATGTTTGCCGGCACGAGGTCCCGGCCCTGCGCCCCCTCGCCAGCGGCCACCGCGTCGCCTGCCACGCCGTAACCGAGGGGACCGTCCAATGA